The following coding sequences lie in one Montipora foliosa isolate CH-2021 chromosome 11, ASM3666993v2, whole genome shotgun sequence genomic window:
- the LOC137977400 gene encoding uncharacterized protein, with protein MPGMTTNILGLNTSTVAVQTESQTMSPSALSEGSYTSGIQQTSPDREGQESLFHERPYSVMNADIEGLKLQKKVEENANLLSANIRKKEEHMVAAEGIDYKTRYDHLLSSLRKKEKDIEELEEKCLSFENRVLSLEQENDSLRLALKIIVQEKNECDSRPQKGVDRWSLVENTHPAKSMKNKRNQQTIPSDNIGTRNRFEPLGNEVQGSFFNVSPTPNNVASDDRRNKVPSARHSQTSNSRNRTDGATRTSDSERNDPANQSAKRKEVVFIVGDSILKNLQGRKISRSAKVKVSSFPGCTTMDMRDHIKPILRKNPDAIVIHVGTNSLRSSAWVRDCAEEIVNLATMISNDSSADLAISGIIPRSDDESLAVKVSGVNKLPKTFCNQNGWGFVDHSNVSPEHDLNRSGLHLNAKGTARLATNFINYLRGD; from the exons ATGCCCGGAATGACAACTAACATTCTGGGGTTGAATACATCTACGGTTGCCGTGCAAACTGAGAGCCAAACAATGTCGCCTTCTGCGTTGTCTGAAGGATCTTATACAAGTGGTATTCAACAAACATCGCCCGACAGAGAAGGACAGGAAAGTTTATTCCACGAGCGACCGTATTCTGTGATGAATGCTGACATAGAGGGTCTTAAACTACAGAAAAAGGTAGAAGAAAATGCAAATCTCTTGTCGGCAAATATACGAAAGAAAGAAGAACACATGGTAGCCGCTGAGGGCATTGATTATAAAACGAGGTACGATCATTTGTTGTCGTCtttacgcaaaaaagaaaaagatatcgAAGAACTAGAGGAAAAATGCCTGTCCTTTGAAAACCGAGTATTGTCCTTGGAACAAGAGAATGATTCATTAAGACTGGCGTTAAAGATCATTGTCCAAGAGAAGAATGAATGTGACAGCCGTCCACAAAAGGGAGTTGATCGTTGGTCCCTTGTGGAAAACACCCATCCGGCGAAAAGTATGAAGAATAAACGCAATCAACAGACAATTCCCAGCGATAACATTGGTACTCGCAATAGATTTGAGCCTCTTGGGAATGAGGTTCAAGGTAGTTTCTTCAATGTGAGCCCAACGCCAAATAACGTAGCAAGTGATGATAGAAGAAACAAGGTACCAAGCGCGAGACATTCCCAGACTTCAAACTCTAGAAACCGCACTGATGGAGCAACGCGAACCTCAGACAGTGAAAGGAATGATCCAGCAAATCAATCGGCAAAGAGAAAAGAAGT TGTGTTTATAGTTGGTGATTCTATCTTAAAGAACCTTCAGGGACGGAAAATCTCGAGATCTGCAAAAGTCAAAGTTTCCTCGTTCCCCGGATGCACTACTATGGACATGAGAGATCATATCAAAccaattttacgaaaaaaccCTGATGCGATTGTGATTCATGTTGGAACTAACAGCCTTCGATCAAGTGCATGGGTGCGTGATTGTGCAGAGGAGATTGTCAACCTAGCTACCATGATTAGTAATGATTCCTCGGCCGATCTTGCGATATCCGGTATTATTCCAAGGTCTGATGACGAATCCCTCGCCGTTAAAGTGTCAGGTGTCAACAAGTTACCTAAAACCTTTTGCAACCAAAATGGATGGGGGTTTGTCGACCATTCAAATGTCTCCCCTGAACATGACCTAAACAGGAGTGGTCTTCACCTGAACGCTAAAGGAACTGCCCGACTTGCAACAAATTTTATTAATTACTTAAGAGGAGATTAG
- the LOC137977399 gene encoding uncharacterized protein produces MELYEQLLPMHVYAAYKTDTSDRNNIMCRMCEKAPECIAHVLAGCSSLAQTKYLERHNVALKVLFFEILRDLDLNETVPPWFSRTEPKPMYESTHAQAFWDVPVYAEHTIVRANRVDARIVDHKEKRVLLVEMSCPWVDNRVKKEAEKTEKYGPLRWELTRRYPGYRIVQLNVIMDVLGGSSQDLEAEMKKIFGLRSLDILKRMQKAVLSGSLNIVRMFKVITK; encoded by the coding sequence ATGGAGTTATACGAACAGCTCTTACCAATGCATGTATATGCGGCCTACAAGACGGATACATCTGACCGGAATAATATCATGTGCAGGATGTGTGAAAAAGCCCCAGAATGCATTGCGCACGTGCTAGCTGGATGTTCATCGTTAGCACAGACCAAGTATTTGGAGAGGCATAATGTGGCACTGAAAGTGCTGTTCTTTGAAATCCTCAGAGACCTGGATCTGAATGAGACTGTCCCTCCTTGGTTTTCGCGCACCGAGCCCAAGCCGATGTATGAATCTACTCATGCGCAAGCTTTCTGGGATGTCCCAGTCTACGCTGAGCACACTATCGTACGTGCCAACAGGGTAGATGCGCGCATTGTTGACCACAAAGAAAAGAGAGTGCTGCTGGTAGAAATGAGTTGTCCCTGGGTTGACAACCGTGTGAAGAAAGAGGCTGAGAAGACGGAGAAGTATGGACCTCTGCGCTGGGAACTAACTAGGCGTTACCCTGGCTACAGGATCGTTCAACTAAATGTTATCATGGACGTACTGGGAGGTTCGTCCCAGGACCTGGAAGCTGAGATGAAGAAGATCTTCGGCCTACGTTCCTTGGATATTCTCAAGAGGATGCAAAAAGCTGTGCTTTCTGGTTCATTAAACATTGTGCGTATGTTCAAAGTCATCACAAAGTGA